The following are encoded in a window of Corynebacterium argentoratense DSM 44202 genomic DNA:
- the nrdR gene encoding transcriptional regulator NrdR produces MHCPFCHNSHSQVIDSRVVDGGSAIRRRRVCTECDRRFTTMEKSVLLVMKRNGITEPFSREKVIQGVRRACQGRDVSDDALKRLAQEVEEAIRSQGRSQVNANDIGLAILDPLRQLDEVAYLRFASVYRGFDSADDFLAEIRRMKRLNRDEFESL; encoded by the coding sequence ATGCACTGCCCCTTTTGCCACAACTCCCATTCCCAGGTGATCGACTCACGCGTGGTAGACGGAGGATCTGCAATTCGACGGCGGCGTGTGTGCACCGAGTGCGACCGGCGCTTCACAACAATGGAGAAATCTGTCCTGTTAGTTATGAAGCGCAACGGAATTACCGAGCCTTTCTCGCGAGAAAAGGTTATTCAAGGTGTGCGGCGTGCCTGCCAAGGCCGGGATGTATCAGACGATGCACTGAAGAGGCTTGCACAAGAGGTAGAAGAAGCCATTCGCAGCCAGGGCCGTTCGCAGGTGAATGCAAACGACATCGGCCTTGCGATCTTGGATCCTTTGCGTCAACTTGATGAGGTAGCCTACCTGCGGTTCGCATCGGTGTACCGAGGCTTCGATAGCGCCGATGACTTCCTAGCGGAGATTCGCCGGATGAAGCGCCTTAATCGCGATGAGTTTGAGTCGCTCTAA
- a CDS encoding DeoR/GlpR family DNA-binding transcription regulator: MYAEERRRQIASLTAVEGRVNVTSLAARFDVTAETIRRDLAVLDAEGVVHRVHGGAVASQNFQTNELTVDARFRSASHAKHAIAKAALEFLPSAQGGIFLDAGTTISALGDLIAEHAVSKHWSIVTNCLPTALNLANAGLGQVQLLGGNVRAITQAVVGDTALRSLALMRADVAFIGTNALTLDHGLSTADSQEAAVKRSMIINARKVVVLCDASKMGCDFLVSFATISDIDVVITDVQAPESFVEALRDQGVEVIIAE; this comes from the coding sequence ATGTATGCCGAAGAACGGCGGCGCCAAATCGCCTCACTGACGGCCGTCGAAGGTCGCGTCAACGTCACTTCACTAGCAGCCCGTTTCGACGTCACTGCGGAAACAATCAGGCGTGACCTGGCAGTGCTGGATGCCGAGGGTGTTGTGCATCGAGTCCACGGCGGTGCAGTAGCTAGCCAAAACTTTCAAACAAACGAGCTTACAGTCGATGCACGTTTCCGCTCTGCATCCCACGCTAAACATGCCATCGCAAAAGCAGCCCTAGAATTCTTACCCAGCGCCCAAGGCGGCATTTTTCTTGATGCTGGAACAACCATTTCTGCGCTCGGTGATTTAATTGCGGAACATGCGGTGTCGAAGCACTGGTCCATCGTCACCAATTGCCTACCGACAGCCTTAAACCTAGCAAATGCTGGCCTTGGCCAGGTTCAGCTCCTCGGTGGTAACGTCCGCGCGATCACCCAAGCAGTGGTGGGAGATACCGCCCTGCGCTCACTCGCCCTCATGCGCGCCGATGTAGCTTTCATCGGAACCAACGCTCTGACCCTTGATCACGGGTTGTCCACAGCGGATTCCCAAGAAGCCGCAGTCAAGCGCTCCATGATTATTAACGCCCGCAAAGTGGTCGTGTTGTGTGACGCGTCCAAGATGGGCTGTGACTTCCTAGTCAGTTTTGCGACAATCAGCGATATTGATGTTGTCATCACCGACGTCCAAGCCCCAGAGAGCTTCGTAGAAGCACTTCGTGACCAGGGCGTGGAAGTCATAATCGCCGAATAG
- the ptsP gene encoding phosphoenolpyruvate--protein phosphotransferase — protein sequence MNNVTRDTTIKGTAVVPGISYAEAVWIHPRPELPQAGAVVAEEGRAEEFERFEKAANTVAERLDERAAAAEGAAKEVLSATAGMVRDRGWRKAVKKNINSGHPADYAVVAATTKFISMFEAAGGVMAERVTDLRDIRDRVIAELRGEQEPGLPSVSGPVVLCADDLSPADTAALDTSLFTALVTELGGPTSHTAIIARQLNVPCIVAVGEKLHQIEPGTKVLVDGSLGTLTLDADPDTATAAVHEYKLFAERVASWRGPARTKDGHRVQLLANVQDGNAARVAASTQAEGIGLFRTEMCFLSAVEEPSVEQQAAVYAKVLEQFPTSKVVVRSLDAGSDKPVAFASMADEMNPALGVRGLRVARANEPLLTRQLDAIAKATQELGRGDDAPTWVMAPMVATAREARWFADLCEERGLIPGAMIEVPAAALMADKIMPHLRFVSIGTNDLTQYTMAADRMSPQLAYLTDPWQPAVLRLIEHTCNQGKKFDTAVGVCGEAAADPLLACVLTGLGVTSLSAASTAIAGVGAQLASLTLEDCQQAARIALDSEGATEARSAVREFIQGL from the coding sequence GTGAATAATGTGACACGAGACACGACTATTAAGGGGACGGCAGTTGTCCCCGGCATCAGCTACGCAGAAGCTGTGTGGATCCACCCGCGCCCCGAACTCCCTCAAGCAGGAGCAGTTGTCGCAGAGGAAGGTCGCGCTGAAGAGTTCGAACGCTTCGAAAAGGCCGCCAATACGGTGGCGGAGCGTCTCGACGAACGCGCTGCTGCAGCAGAGGGGGCAGCTAAAGAAGTCCTCTCCGCGACCGCAGGAATGGTGCGCGACCGAGGCTGGCGAAAAGCCGTAAAAAAGAACATTAACTCCGGCCATCCCGCCGACTATGCTGTGGTCGCCGCGACCACAAAATTCATTTCGATGTTCGAAGCGGCAGGCGGCGTGATGGCCGAGCGTGTTACGGATCTTCGCGACATTCGAGACCGTGTGATCGCTGAACTTCGTGGTGAGCAAGAACCGGGGCTCCCTTCCGTCAGCGGCCCTGTGGTGCTATGCGCCGACGACCTGTCGCCAGCAGATACCGCAGCCTTGGATACGTCGTTGTTTACCGCTCTGGTTACCGAGCTTGGCGGACCTACCTCCCACACTGCGATCATCGCTCGCCAGCTTAATGTTCCCTGCATCGTGGCAGTGGGGGAGAAGCTGCACCAGATTGAGCCCGGGACCAAGGTCTTGGTTGACGGTTCTCTGGGTACCTTGACTCTCGATGCAGACCCCGATACGGCCACCGCAGCAGTTCACGAATACAAGCTGTTTGCTGAACGTGTCGCATCGTGGCGCGGCCCTGCACGGACCAAGGACGGCCACCGTGTTCAGCTTCTTGCCAACGTTCAGGACGGCAACGCTGCCCGCGTGGCTGCCTCCACTCAGGCAGAGGGCATTGGTTTATTCCGCACAGAGATGTGCTTCCTGTCGGCCGTCGAGGAGCCCTCGGTAGAGCAGCAAGCTGCTGTGTATGCCAAGGTGCTTGAGCAGTTCCCGACCTCCAAGGTTGTTGTACGTTCCCTTGATGCTGGGTCTGATAAGCCAGTCGCTTTTGCTTCTATGGCTGACGAGATGAACCCTGCATTGGGTGTTCGTGGTTTGCGCGTTGCTCGTGCGAATGAGCCACTGCTGACTCGACAACTTGACGCCATCGCAAAGGCCACTCAGGAGCTGGGTCGAGGCGACGATGCGCCGACGTGGGTCATGGCCCCGATGGTTGCCACCGCCCGCGAGGCCCGGTGGTTTGCAGACTTGTGTGAAGAGCGCGGTCTAATCCCCGGTGCAATGATTGAGGTCCCGGCGGCAGCCCTGATGGCAGATAAAATCATGCCTCACCTGCGCTTTGTCTCGATCGGTACGAACGACCTCACCCAGTACACCATGGCTGCCGATCGTATGTCACCGCAGTTGGCTTATCTCACAGATCCGTGGCAGCCGGCGGTGTTGCGATTGATCGAGCACACCTGCAATCAGGGTAAAAAGTTCGACACTGCCGTTGGCGTCTGTGGTGAAGCTGCTGCCGACCCGCTGCTTGCATGCGTGCTCACAGGCCTCGGCGTGACATCCTTGTCCGCTGCGTCGACTGCCATTGCAGGTGTCGGTGCGCAGCTGGCCTCCTTGACACTAGAGGATTGCCAGCAGGCTGCACGGATCGCTTTGGACTCTGAGGGCGCTACTGAGGCTCGAAGCGCCGTCCGCGAATTCATCCAAGGTTTGTGA
- the lexA gene encoding transcriptional repressor LexA has product MGRRPKSADAPLTPRQRRVLEVINDSIAITGYPPSIREIGNATGLQSTSSVAYQLRELEKKGYLRRDPQKPRALDVHSVRPVPKETRPRTSGMTGGAVPAYGYQEGADLSHHVPPHYIPVIGQVAAGDPILAHQDIEEFFPMPATVLGGGEFYMLRVVGESMRDAGILPDDWVVVRAQVTAEPGDYVIALIDGEATVKEFHRDDTGIWLIPHNPAFEPIPAMNSRILGKVVSVFRKM; this is encoded by the coding sequence ATGGGACGACGACCAAAATCTGCAGACGCCCCTCTCACCCCGCGCCAGCGCCGGGTGCTGGAGGTTATCAACGACTCGATTGCCATCACTGGTTATCCACCGAGCATCCGAGAGATCGGCAATGCTACCGGGCTGCAGTCGACGTCCTCGGTCGCATATCAACTCCGAGAACTAGAGAAAAAAGGGTATCTTCGGCGGGATCCACAAAAGCCCCGAGCGCTGGATGTCCATTCGGTACGCCCCGTCCCTAAGGAAACCCGCCCACGGACCTCCGGCATGACAGGCGGAGCGGTCCCCGCCTACGGCTACCAGGAGGGCGCGGACCTCAGCCACCATGTCCCCCCGCACTATATTCCGGTTATTGGGCAAGTTGCTGCGGGCGACCCAATCCTGGCTCATCAAGATATTGAAGAGTTTTTCCCCATGCCGGCGACTGTGCTGGGCGGCGGGGAGTTCTACATGCTCCGAGTTGTTGGCGAGTCGATGCGCGACGCCGGAATTTTACCAGACGACTGGGTTGTCGTTCGCGCTCAAGTTACTGCGGAACCCGGCGATTACGTCATTGCGCTCATCGATGGTGAGGCCACAGTCAAGGAATTCCACCGGGATGACACCGGCATTTGGCTGATCCCACACAACCCAGCGTTTGAGCCGATCCCAGCTATGAATTCGCGAATCCTAGGCAAGGTCGTTTCCGTTTTCAGGAAAATGTAG
- a CDS encoding HPr family phosphocarrier protein: protein MVSKTVTVGSTVGLHARPATIIAEAAGEYDEDIYLAILGEEDEEDPTEAASSLMIMALGAEHGDQVVVTSENAEAVEAIAALIEKNLDEE from the coding sequence ATGGTTTCCAAGACTGTTACCGTCGGCTCTACTGTTGGCCTCCACGCTCGCCCCGCCACCATCATCGCGGAGGCTGCCGGCGAGTACGACGAGGACATTTACCTCGCAATTCTCGGTGAAGAAGACGAAGAAGATCCCACCGAAGCCGCATCCTCCCTCATGATCATGGCGCTGGGCGCAGAGCACGGCGATCAGGTTGTCGTCACCTCCGAGAACGCTGAAGCTGTTGAGGCTATAGCAGCTCTCATCGAAAAGAACCTCGACGAAGAGTAA
- a CDS encoding 1-phosphofructokinase family hexose kinase, whose amino-acid sequence MILTVTPNPSIDQTLVLGERITRGTVQRLQSFHAVAGGKGVNVSGACALAGQATRALFISPTTDPFVHLVANTGIDTRFVPTEDQVRTNITIVEPGGETSKLNGAGPLITLEVAAALADTVLEEAERLPDNSWIVLAGSLPPGLPEWWYAEIIPLIRQAAPTTKIAVDTSDAPLRSLTAPIAPDRPSTTLRGEAKNRLPDLLKPNAFELAQLVQGQRDAASWATRFEQQAERGDFSDVVAAARTVVNKGIPHVLVTLGPSGAVLATADGAWIAQPPQTNVVSTVGAGDATLAGFLLGRLAKQNLEDCLTQAVAYGTAATTLQGTQMPSPHLVAKVRSKVIGTNITG is encoded by the coding sequence ATGATTCTGACGGTGACCCCCAATCCGAGTATCGATCAGACATTGGTGCTCGGGGAGCGCATCACAAGGGGTACCGTGCAACGTCTCCAATCATTTCACGCTGTCGCAGGCGGAAAAGGGGTTAACGTCAGTGGGGCCTGCGCTCTAGCCGGCCAAGCCACAAGAGCCTTGTTCATCTCTCCCACCACCGACCCATTCGTCCACCTCGTGGCCAACACTGGAATAGACACCCGCTTCGTCCCCACCGAAGATCAGGTTCGTACCAACATCACGATCGTCGAGCCCGGCGGGGAAACATCCAAACTCAATGGAGCGGGGCCACTCATCACTTTGGAAGTGGCCGCTGCGCTTGCAGACACCGTTCTGGAAGAGGCAGAACGACTACCCGATAACAGTTGGATAGTGCTCGCCGGTTCCCTACCGCCCGGATTACCCGAATGGTGGTATGCCGAAATCATCCCCCTGATTCGCCAAGCCGCGCCCACCACCAAAATCGCCGTTGACACCTCCGATGCACCACTCAGGTCTCTAACTGCCCCCATCGCGCCAGACAGGCCGTCGACAACGCTAAGAGGCGAAGCCAAAAACCGACTCCCGGATCTGCTCAAACCCAACGCCTTTGAACTCGCGCAGCTTGTGCAAGGACAACGCGACGCGGCGTCATGGGCCACAAGGTTCGAGCAACAGGCAGAACGCGGCGACTTTAGTGACGTCGTTGCTGCAGCCCGGACGGTAGTGAACAAAGGAATACCCCACGTCCTGGTCACACTGGGGCCATCTGGTGCAGTATTGGCCACAGCCGACGGTGCCTGGATAGCGCAACCGCCACAAACCAACGTCGTATCTACCGTCGGCGCCGGAGACGCAACACTGGCGGGTTTCTTACTCGGCCGACTAGCCAAGCAGAACCTCGAGGACTGCCTGACCCAAGCTGTAGCCTATGGCACAGCCGCAACAACCCTCCAGGGCACACAAATGCCCTCGCCGCACCTTGTCGCTAAGGTACGCTCCAAGGTTATAGGCACAAACATCACGGGGTAA
- a CDS encoding PTS sugar transporter subunit IIA gives MNIREFFTTATVQKIFARSNRPARTNTPPNEEPTDRSPYATEDLVVFDVDVDDHPYAVLAFLSELLHEQQRCTDPQQLLSELWDRELKMDTGIPLGIAIPHCRSTAITEPTVAMLRLAQGVDFSGPDGPSDLIFCIACPATSGREHLKILSRLSRHLVDQAFVASLRSASSPDAVAARINQAVTHG, from the coding sequence TTGAACATACGTGAATTTTTCACCACGGCAACCGTGCAAAAAATCTTTGCCCGCAGCAACAGGCCAGCCCGCACGAACACCCCACCCAACGAGGAACCTACCGACCGCAGCCCCTACGCAACCGAAGACTTAGTGGTGTTCGACGTCGACGTCGACGACCATCCATACGCCGTACTTGCCTTCCTCAGCGAACTTCTGCACGAACAACAGCGGTGCACCGACCCACAACAACTATTGAGCGAGCTGTGGGACAGAGAGTTAAAAATGGATACCGGGATTCCCCTTGGCATCGCTATACCCCACTGCCGTTCTACTGCCATCACAGAACCCACCGTAGCCATGCTGCGCCTAGCCCAAGGCGTTGACTTCAGCGGCCCGGACGGTCCCTCAGACCTTATTTTCTGCATAGCATGCCCAGCTACTAGCGGACGCGAGCACCTTAAAATATTGTCGCGACTGTCGCGACACCTTGTCGACCAGGCCTTCGTCGCTTCACTTCGCTCAGCATCCAGTCCCGATGCTGTAGCTGCGCGCATCAATCAGGCCGTGACCCACGGGTGA
- the hrpA gene encoding ATP-dependent RNA helicase HrpA has product MRTGRLLGIECQLSTTLGGIMSTQPHRRNRRSSSTKKSSRSSRNRTNHVASFRKELDRRRTARMAHGCPPLTFPKALPVTSRREDIADAIRDNQVVIIAGETGSGKTTQIPKICLELGRGVDGMIGHTQPRRLAARSVAERIAEELGQPVGESVGYAIRFDDKVAAHTSIKLMTDGILLAELQRDRLLEAYDTIIIDEAHERSLNIDFLLGYLKRLLPRRPDLKVIVTSATIDPERFAEHFASADGVPAPIIEVSGRTYPVDILYRPLEVPDPSNPERSIQRDPLEALGDAAEELARMGAGDILCFFATEREIRDAQEALQQRASSGGPLRAMEFVPLFGRLSNEEQHRVFSPGSRRRVVLATNIAETSLTVPRIHYVIDTGTARISRYSTRTKVQRLPIEPISQASANQRSGRCGRLADGVAIRLYSEQDFLSRPEFSDPEILRTNLASVILQMASLRLGAVEDFPFIAPPEFKAVRDGLLLLHELGALDERADHSSPRLSRVGKLLSRIPLDPRLARMMVAASDHGVLHEVLVIVAAITVQDIRERPQDNEAQAKQLHARFSHPTSDFLSYLALWRYLNELQQALSGNALRKRMKSEFLHYVRFREWRDLYRQLVGIASDLGWEVNRDSGVGSALAELEQASAPGSSPRAGVITAGVTSDQSDHIHQSVLSGLLSHIAARVLESKEFRGARGTTVMIFPGSSVAKRPPEFIMAAELVDTSRLWAREVAKIDPRWAERLGERLLKHQYSDPVWSRRRGAAVCTQKSTLFGVTLVADRTVTYATVDPHAARRAFIEHALIGGEWSTKHRFFHDNVDKLEQASTLEDKARRRGIVIDEQVLFDFYDRRLPESVVSAKHFDGWWKKQRSEDPHFLDFDPERLLAEDAQDVSEDAFPDVWRQGSFDFELSYRFEPGAADDGVSVRIPIPLLAGVRGDGFDWLVPGLRAELFQELIKTLPKPLRRSVVPAPNFAQKALSAVEPGEPYHRPVVEVLAERLRGLGGSGIDARDFQPSKLPPHLRVTFAAVDKRGEIIDSDKELSRLQSRCSEKISAALRTTSVRDARESGAAASLTQSASKRTKKKPAPGKQRSDSDSSAVFVGWTREGLGDITPVVQRHIDGRDVQMYQAATVVPRRDGDQAASATAPLLELKTYPLEQQATAAMFSTTLQLVLSEVKVNSKQMFKGLPLQQRVAVDNYPHGGPGGLCADATAAATRDAISAHGGPAYTYDSFCALSSAVRAEVPGAVRRMLVEVIPSVTAAVTLQDTLAGDTGDVAVELKEQLDFMFPQHAITVHGVAQLKHVPRYVKAMHMRLEAARRDPDRDLDLCQPIYAVEEQLDAVVAAMPASRRSSKEVRAIRWMIEEFRVSIFAQQLGTAHSVSAQRISKAIAKL; this is encoded by the coding sequence ATGCGCACTGGCCGGTTGCTTGGGATCGAGTGTCAGCTGAGCACTACACTGGGTGGAATCATGTCGACACAGCCCCATCGCCGAAACAGACGCTCTTCATCTACCAAGAAGTCCTCCCGTAGTTCTCGTAACAGGACAAACCACGTCGCTTCTTTCCGGAAGGAACTCGATCGCCGGCGTACTGCGCGCATGGCGCATGGCTGTCCGCCTCTCACCTTCCCCAAGGCCTTGCCTGTTACCTCGCGCCGTGAGGACATAGCCGATGCCATCCGCGACAACCAAGTGGTGATCATCGCCGGCGAAACCGGGTCCGGTAAAACAACGCAGATCCCGAAGATTTGTTTGGAATTGGGCCGCGGTGTGGACGGGATGATCGGGCATACACAGCCGCGGCGCCTTGCTGCACGGTCAGTTGCTGAGCGTATTGCCGAAGAACTTGGCCAACCTGTTGGCGAATCGGTGGGTTATGCCATTCGTTTCGACGACAAGGTTGCGGCGCATACATCGATCAAGTTGATGACGGACGGTATTTTGCTCGCTGAGCTTCAGCGCGACCGTCTGCTTGAGGCTTATGACACCATCATCATTGATGAAGCCCACGAGCGTAGCCTCAACATCGATTTTTTGCTCGGGTATCTCAAGCGGCTGCTCCCCCGCCGTCCTGACCTCAAGGTCATCGTTACTTCAGCAACTATCGACCCTGAGCGCTTCGCGGAGCATTTCGCGTCGGCGGACGGTGTTCCTGCGCCGATCATTGAGGTATCGGGACGTACATACCCGGTAGATATTCTTTATCGCCCTTTGGAGGTGCCGGATCCTTCGAATCCTGAGCGATCAATCCAGCGGGATCCCCTTGAAGCACTCGGTGACGCGGCGGAAGAGTTGGCCCGCATGGGCGCTGGCGATATCTTGTGCTTTTTCGCAACCGAGCGCGAGATTCGGGATGCTCAGGAAGCTTTGCAGCAGCGCGCGTCTTCTGGCGGCCCTTTGAGGGCAATGGAGTTTGTCCCTCTATTTGGCCGTTTGTCGAATGAGGAGCAGCACCGAGTGTTCTCCCCTGGTTCACGACGCCGCGTTGTGCTGGCCACCAATATTGCGGAAACGTCGCTAACGGTTCCGCGTATTCACTACGTTATTGATACGGGCACTGCGCGTATATCCCGCTATTCGACGCGCACGAAGGTTCAGCGTTTGCCTATCGAACCGATTTCACAGGCGAGTGCTAATCAGCGCAGTGGCCGCTGCGGGCGCTTGGCTGATGGCGTAGCTATCAGGTTGTATTCAGAGCAGGATTTCCTATCACGGCCAGAGTTTAGCGATCCAGAGATTTTGCGTACCAATTTGGCGAGCGTCATCCTTCAGATGGCTTCTTTGCGTTTGGGCGCGGTGGAGGATTTCCCATTTATTGCACCACCTGAGTTTAAGGCTGTGCGCGATGGTCTGCTGCTGTTGCACGAGCTTGGCGCTCTGGATGAGCGCGCGGATCATTCTTCACCGCGGTTGAGTAGGGTCGGCAAATTGTTGTCCCGCATCCCTTTGGATCCGCGTTTGGCTCGGATGATGGTTGCCGCTTCTGATCACGGGGTTCTGCATGAGGTTTTGGTGATTGTTGCGGCGATTACGGTCCAGGATATCCGTGAGCGGCCACAGGATAACGAGGCCCAAGCAAAGCAGTTGCACGCTCGTTTTTCTCACCCCACGAGTGATTTTTTGAGTTATTTAGCGTTGTGGCGCTATCTCAATGAGTTACAGCAGGCTCTGAGCGGCAATGCTTTGCGTAAACGGATGAAGTCCGAGTTTCTGCACTATGTTCGCTTCCGGGAGTGGCGTGATCTTTACCGGCAGCTTGTAGGTATTGCTTCTGATTTGGGTTGGGAAGTTAACCGTGACTCTGGTGTGGGTTCAGCGCTTGCTGAGCTTGAGCAAGCCTCCGCGCCCGGGTCTAGCCCTCGTGCTGGCGTCATTACGGCTGGTGTGACAAGCGATCAAAGCGATCATATTCATCAGAGCGTGCTGAGCGGTTTGCTCTCGCACATCGCAGCCAGAGTATTGGAGTCCAAGGAGTTTCGTGGGGCACGCGGAACGACTGTGATGATTTTCCCGGGTTCTTCTGTTGCTAAGCGGCCTCCGGAGTTCATCATGGCTGCGGAGTTGGTCGATACCAGCCGGTTGTGGGCACGCGAAGTAGCAAAGATCGATCCACGCTGGGCGGAACGTCTGGGGGAACGCCTGCTCAAGCACCAGTATTCCGATCCAGTCTGGTCACGACGTCGCGGGGCTGCTGTCTGCACGCAAAAGTCGACGTTGTTTGGTGTGACGCTTGTTGCAGACCGCACGGTGACTTACGCGACTGTCGACCCCCACGCTGCCCGCCGAGCGTTTATCGAGCATGCACTTATTGGTGGCGAATGGTCGACCAAGCATAGGTTTTTCCATGACAATGTCGACAAGTTGGAACAGGCCTCGACATTGGAGGATAAGGCGCGGCGTCGTGGCATCGTCATTGATGAACAGGTGCTGTTTGATTTCTACGACCGGCGGCTTCCAGAAAGCGTAGTGTCGGCTAAGCATTTCGACGGGTGGTGGAAGAAACAGCGATCTGAGGATCCACATTTTCTTGATTTCGATCCGGAGCGCCTTCTCGCTGAGGATGCCCAGGATGTGTCGGAGGATGCGTTTCCTGATGTATGGAGGCAGGGTAGCTTTGATTTCGAATTGAGCTATCGTTTCGAGCCTGGTGCTGCCGATGATGGTGTGAGCGTACGCATTCCTATCCCCTTACTCGCAGGTGTTCGTGGTGATGGCTTCGATTGGCTGGTTCCTGGTCTGCGCGCCGAATTATTCCAAGAGTTAATCAAGACACTCCCCAAGCCCCTTCGACGCAGCGTGGTGCCGGCACCGAATTTCGCCCAAAAAGCACTTAGCGCGGTTGAGCCGGGCGAGCCCTATCACCGTCCGGTCGTGGAGGTTTTAGCGGAACGCCTGCGCGGACTAGGTGGTTCAGGTATCGATGCGCGAGATTTCCAGCCCAGTAAGTTGCCGCCTCATTTGAGGGTGACATTCGCTGCGGTGGATAAGCGTGGCGAGATTATCGACAGCGACAAAGAGCTATCGCGCCTACAGTCACGCTGTTCGGAAAAGATCAGCGCTGCGCTACGCACGACCTCGGTTCGAGATGCTCGTGAGAGTGGCGCCGCTGCCTCTCTCACTCAGTCAGCCAGCAAACGAACGAAGAAAAAACCAGCTCCTGGCAAGCAACGCTCTGACAGTGATTCTTCTGCGGTCTTTGTGGGGTGGACTCGGGAAGGTCTTGGGGATATTACCCCCGTTGTACAGCGTCATATTGATGGCCGTGACGTGCAGATGTACCAGGCCGCGACTGTTGTACCGCGTCGTGACGGCGACCAAGCTGCTTCCGCGACTGCGCCACTACTGGAGTTAAAAACATATCCCCTCGAACAACAGGCCACGGCGGCTATGTTTTCGACCACGCTGCAACTGGTCCTGAGTGAGGTGAAGGTCAACAGCAAGCAAATGTTTAAGGGATTACCGCTACAGCAACGCGTGGCTGTCGACAACTACCCTCACGGAGGACCAGGCGGTCTCTGTGCTGATGCAACTGCCGCTGCCACACGGGATGCTATCAGTGCCCATGGTGGACCTGCGTACACCTACGATTCTTTCTGTGCTTTATCATCTGCCGTCCGAGCCGAAGTCCCAGGCGCTGTGAGACGAATGCTCGTTGAGGTTATTCCGTCCGTCACGGCTGCGGTGACCTTGCAGGACACCCTCGCCGGTGATACCGGAGATGTAGCAGTAGAGCTAAAAGAACAACTGGATTTTATGTTCCCTCAACACGCCATCACAGTCCACGGCGTTGCACAGCTAAAACATGTGCCACGGTATGTGAAAGCGATGCACATGAGGCTGGAAGCCGCACGCAGGGATCCAGACCGCGACCTAGACTTGTGCCAGCCGATCTACGCGGTGGAAGAACAGTTGGATGCAGTAGTTGCCGCTATGCCAGCCTCGCGACGGTCTTCAAAAGAAGTGCGGGCGATTCGCTGGATGATTGAGGAATTCCGGGTGAGCATTTTTGCCCAGCAACTGGGTACTGCTCACAGTGTCAGCGCCCAGCGTATTTCGAAGGCCATAGCGAAGCTTTAG